The window GTCCTCATCAAATTATGCAAATCAAAGGAGAAACGGCGTTGCTCTAAGACATGGAAAATGAcaacttaattcctttttttttttttaattaagtaggctccatacccagcgtggatcccaacatggggcttgaactcacaactctgagattaagagtcggatgcttaaccaactgagccactcaggagccctggAAAGTGACTTTACAACACAACCTGGTACAGGATATAGATAAATCATTTGGTTGCTACAGTAGGGTTATGTACTGGCACTTCACTTTGTTGGAAGAATGATTCTGGGTTTTGGAATCTCCCGAATCGGATAAAAACCAGTCATGCTGATTGCCACTGGAAAAGCTGTCATTCTTTGGTTTCTCTTCTATATATCATGGGGACTACCCTAAGGACTTCCTTGGCTTTAGAATCCAAAagcataaaacatttataaagtgTGCCTTGAAAGCTTCCAAAGAATTATTATCATATGgaaactaaaagtaaaaaaaaaatctcctgtctTTGAAAATTCCATTTTACTCACAGCAACAGCTCTGTAGTTTGAGGTTTCAAGGTCATGGGGAAGGAAGATGAGGAGTAAAGAGGAAGTAATTATTTGctcttaagaaaatattttcacccTTACTTAGGACTTCAGGGACTCCTTCCATGAGAAAATTCTCAGTTCTGCCTTCtaagaacaaagaaacaagcTCGATCATTTCTAAAGCGGGCTACCTTCATTTGCTTCTTTCCTCCTTGTCCCCAGCTTGCTGAGTTGTGGGAGGAAGCACTTCCCTGAGAGCCGGCGGTGTTCCAGACTCCTccatcatcctcctcctcccagctggGATGGCGAGTTCCCGTCACTGGACCGTCACTCTCCCCCCAGCCGTCTTGCATAGATTtggaatctttaagaaaaaaatggacaaatcgTATGCAATAGCTACATATTAACAATAATCACAATGATCAGTCCTTATGAATGCAGCATTTTAGGGTATTTGTGATCTTATCTAATCCACCTCTGTGGCGAGGCCAATATTCTAGCCCCTTCCACATTCGTATTACCCAAAGGGTAAGTATATCTATAGCTTTAACTATACGATCCTGAAGGAGAGAAGACTTTTTTAAACTGTGAAGGTTTTGTGATGGAAGAGTGATTCTAAGGTTGGAAAGACACAAAAAAATCCAGACCATACTGCTGAAGTATCTCCTTGTGCCAAGGGTCTGGCTAATGTCTTCCAACAGCCATTTTGGATCTATTTCAAGTCTACAGTGTGGTATTTCCCATGATGATACAACCAATTTTACAGTGAAAATCATGATGAAATCATGTCTTTGTAAAACTATTTCTATGAAGTggattcataattttttaaatgcacagacACAAGAATGAATTTCTAGAATATAGCTAAGATTGTACTTCTTCATGTGGCACTATAAGAGTCATAAATATCATACAATAAAATTGACaacagaatttattatttttgctcaAATTTTGAGCATTCACTATgaccacatttttaaatcaaaagataattttttaagtcTGCAATATGGCAGAAAAGAGATGCTggaatactttttaagaaaatgacaaaCAAGTGAAAATGGGCACTCGAAATTGAATTTTTCAACCAAGGAACATCCAATGAGACATTCCATAGCATTGGTTTACAAAGTTTTGCAAATTACTGTGACTACACATTGCCAGCTGGATCAAGTATAGCTTAGACTTTCAATGATTTATGAATAAGTGTGACATGCTTTGTATTAAAAACTCAAACGAACAAATCTTTGTTGGGTTCAAGAAACCTTAAATGCTTCTACGTGGGTGGAAGTATGAGAGGAGAGACAAAGGGATGAGGAAGAAACAGAACGATGAAGTCAGTGAGCAGCAGAGACTGTGTCCCACATTAAAAGCCaggaaagtctttttaaattacaCTAACAAAGGAGCAGAAATGCAAAATAGGAATGGTGAGCAATATTTAAGTTACTGGCAAAAAAAAGCACCATGTCAACATTTCAATTCTGGCCAGATACTAAACCTAacttaaaatcaacaaaattaactTAGGACTTCTAGTTCACTCTAAGCATGTTAACATATGCAAAGCTAAGTCGCTACCATTTGGTACTAATCATTTATTAAAGGGTCATGGTCCTGAATCTCTTCAAACAGTAGTTGAAACATTAGAACAGCCCTCACCAAAATGTCTGGCCCCCAAATTAATGGAGGCTCCCTCCCAAATAATGCTGTACACTTACTAGGTTTCATGGCATTTGGAGCGTTGGAGGGTGCATTCCCCCAGCCCGTGGTCGATGCTCCCGTGTCATCCATTTCGCCCCACCCAGGACTGCTTTCGTTTGGCTCACCCCAAGCTGAAGTACCATTATCTGGAGCAGGTGGTGTGCTTTTGCTCCAgactgtaaagaaagaaaatgggtctCTAAGAATGATCTGTTAAATGAAGCATCCTAATATCCAGGGAGTGGGGAGTGAAGGTGGGAGGAACAGGCTCTCCTATGCTCTGTCGGCAGAAATATGAATGGGTTCCACCCTCAGGAAGCATTGTCACTTTAACTTTTGGCCCAGTAACTCCACTGCCGAAATTATACCATAGATATACTTGTAGAGTACATAAAATTATAGGTACAACAATGCTTACTGTAACACTGTGGGAAACCatttggaagcaacctaaatatctATCACAAAGGCACTGGTTAGACCAATTACGTCACCCATGAAATACTGTacacaaagcaaataaaagacaaaaatgtatgTGCTAACATGGAAAGTTTTAAAGTATGATGGAAAAAGCAAGGAGAAGAACAGTGTATATAGTACAATCTCTTCTGtgtaaaatctgtaaaagatAGATATATTTTGCTATAGGTATGAAGAAAATTTTTGAATGAGACACAAAATGCTACGAGATTCATTATGTGTGGGAAGAGACCCTAGGGGctaagattctttttatttattacgTTTTGATTTTCCCTACAGTTTGAAGGTTTTCATTATATGgctaataaatttttttcacatcttAGCAGGTTTTGTGCTAGATAGGGAATTAATGAacaatctttatttccttcctcattcttttcaatatttgagggaaaaaaaaaaaagaactagttaAAAGCAATCATTTTCTAAGTGGCCATAACTGCATTCACCGAACACTAGGTTTATCTGAGGAGTGGAAAACGAAGTATTAATtctaactgaaagaaaaaaacaaaaaaacacctgaaCAGTGCATCCCCTTAGTTTGTTGAATTATATGCTTTATGGGGACATTCAAGTCGACAATGCCAACGACGGTATTACTAGCACTACTTTCAATTTACCAGGTATGGTATTTCTATCCaaatagaggaagaagaaagtttAATTCTGGGCAACTAATgatcatgagaaaataatttcttatacGAAGTACTCCACTACCAGAGGTGACCATTAAAAATCATCTGGAAAACGACTGAAATCTTCCAGATCCAGCCATGCTACAGCATTCTGATGGCCCCTTCGAGAACAACACAAAAAACCTCCCTTCACCAGGGAAGGAGAAACACAGAGGATATGTTCCTGAGTAGAAACTGAATGGAAATCAGGTCTACTTCTGCTActattttaattcttcatttttaaatctggAGCATGGTTTGTTTAGCGCCCAAGATACATTTTTTTGGATTCTGCAAGACCAAtacaattacaaaaaaaacaaaacaaacgaaaaaaaaccccaccaactTTGGGAGACTACCACAGGGATgccatctttttccttttgccaaGAAAGAACATTAAAAGGTACCACCAGCATCTGTTTTCActatcattttataaaaagaaagcttCTGTTTACAGTAGAGTATGGTTAATGTAGAAAGATTTCTAGAATACAGCCAAGGAATAAATGCAGCTTAATAaaaatttaggatttttgtttATCAAACCCGCAAGAAGCAGCCATTGCCTACCTGATGCTGATTTACTGGTCATCGGGGTAGGCAGGTTTGGTTCTCGAGGTGCTGGGCCCCCTTGGGAATTCTTATCCCACAGATTCACATTCTTGTAGTTATAGCTGTTAGGGTCTCCCCATGCTGAAGTGCCATCATCGATGTCCATTTTCCGACTAATTGACTGTGGGGATGGCTCTTCCCAACCACTGGGTTCCTCGTCCTTAGGGGTTACTGGCTGTGGCCCACTGCTCCAGTTGGAATTGGAAGGTCGTCCGTTgcctggaggtggtggtggggggcctCCCCATGAACCAGAAGCCTCTGGTTGTGGTGGCGGtggctgctgtggctgctgctgctgttggtgCTGTTTATGCCAGGAATTGGGCTGTCTGCCAGTCTCAGTCCACGCTGGAGACCTTTTGCAATCTTCCCACCCACCTTTGGAAGCTAGGCTTGCATTCCCGCTGTTCCCCCAAGTTCCAATTTCATtctgccctccttctccccatccAGACACAGGTTTGCTTGCAGAACTTTCCCAACTGCTGTTTTTCGCCTGATCAACTTCCTCTCCCCAACCATTCTTCCCAGAAGTCCATCCTTGATTGGGCTGgcgtccccctccccacccctgatcCTTGCTGGAGTTCTCATTCCAAGAGGAAGATGTCTTTTCATCTGGTCGTCCGCCTCCCCAGTTGGAAGAGTTGTTGTTCTTATAGTCATTCCAGCCTCCTGTGTTCTTGGGGTCTTTCCACTCTGTAGAGGCTGAGAGCTCCCCCCATCCAGACTTCATTTGATTGCTTTGGCTGGGTGCATCTCCCCAGCCCCCTGAGTTCTTGGTCTGTGTGGCAGCGCTCTCCCACCCCTCAGTTCCTTTGTCCGATTTCCCCTCAGGCCTTGGCACCTCTTCAATATCCCACACAGTGTCCTGCTTAATTTGAGTTTGGCCCCAGCCAGTGTTTGAGAGCACCCTGGGGTCCAAATCAGTTCGGCTCAAAAGAGTCTGTAAGACAGCCTGACAATCAGGATGTGTGGGCCGGTATGACCGACGGCCAGAATTATGACTGTCACTACTTCCTGCTTTGTGGTTGCTTCCAGTGCTTTGACCTCCAACTTCACTTCCTGTGGAGCTGGAAGATCTtccccaacagggagcctgggCATTGCCTTGGTTTTCAGGGAGGGGGTGGCCCTTTTGATTGTCCCATGCTCCAGTGCTAGAATTTGGTTGGTTTGGACCACTCCATTCTCCAATTTTCAACTCATCAGACCCAGTCGGCTGTTTCCATTCTCCCTGAGAGACCCCAGATGTCATTTTGTTCCCTTCACCCCATTTGTTGTCATTAGAGTCCTGAGGGCCAAAGTTCCAGGACCCACCCGTAGACCTGTTATTGTCCCAAGAGTCATTTTTTGACCCAGATGATTTCTGAACAGAAGCTCCTTTCCAGGAGTCCTCTCTATCTTTTCCATTGTTCCCATTGTTTCCAGAATTGCTTTGTCCAGAGGCTGTGTCAGTTCCAGAAGGCCCCCTAGCTGCACCCCAAGATCCAACACTCCCAGTCTTTCGATCTCCAGTGCTTTGTGAAGGGGCATCAGTGCTCCTGGAGGCGTTCCCCAAGCCCATTCCAAAGGGCATTCCCTTATTCTCCATGGGGTTTGGTGAACTTAAGTTCAAGGAgttagtgtttccattttttggtcCATCAGTGTTATGAATCTGAGCCTGTTCTCTGCCAGAGACAACAAAATTAACACCCGCATTTTCCATCTTTGACTGCTGTTCCCTGGATGCCTGACCTACTGTGCTAACCTGTGCACTGGAATTACTAGTATCCGTTTCCAATGCCCCTTTCCTAGAATTTCCTTCTTGGACCAGCGCTGGCCAGGCAGATGGGTTGCTATTTGGGTTAAAGTTGCTGAAGCCAGAGCCAGGTCCAATTCTATCCTGACCACTCACATTCCTCCAATTTCCTAGTCCATTGTTGCTCTCTGTTGTAGAGTTGGAAGATTGAACAGATTTAGTCTTAGGGTCAGATTTCCAGACCCCAAGATTACATTCGTTCCCAGAACTTGCAGACTGGCACTGGCTCCCTTTTCCTTTGTTACTAGTGGTGCTTCCTGGCAGAGTGCTCTTCTCAGAGCCAGGGTTCGAGGCACTGTTGTTATCGGTGGTGTTTTCGGAAGAAGACTCAGTGTCTTTGCTGGCAATACAAGGCCACTCTTCCACGTCAGACCCGTCTACAATCACCTTGTCCCAGGTGTGAATTGGGTTGGGGGAGGCGCCGTTGTTGGAGGAGGCTCCCGGGCCCCAAGTGGAATTTGCATAATTTGAAGCAGCAGCACCTCCAAGGGTTGACTCTGGGAAAGAGATTATCTTATCAATCACAGCTACACATGCATGCTCTATTAACACCTCAAGCTCAAACTGCCCCTAAGAGAGCTCATACAGTTCCCCACAAACTCAATTCTCTACCCAGTTGCCTGTCTTGGTTAACTGCGTCACACTTGTGCTAgttatctcttctctttcattttgccAGGTTGCTATATTGCTAAGTGTAACTCCACCACATTTCTCAAGGCTACACCACATTTCCCCTTGTCATTCCTATTGACAGAGAAGGGCCTTCTTAGATCTTGAGATAATGTAGTAACACCCTCAACTTGCTTTCTATCTCCAATCTACTCTGAACACTCCTGGCTAGAGTAATTGTTCTGAAGCACACCTTCAATTAGATCACTGCTATAGGGGAAGCTCCCAATGGTTTCTTAGCACACAAGAATAAAGATGCTGCACAACCTGGGACCAACAGACTTTTCTAGTCTTATCTTCCACTACTTTCTATGTCCACACTACTTGACAGTCCACAACTTATGCCCTCTCACCCTGGCACTGTTCCACATTGGCAGCTACTGGCTTCTCCTCTTGGATTCATATACTGAAATATGCCCATCTTTCTGGGCCTAGTTCAAGTGCCGTTTCTTCtatgagggttttgttttgtttttagttcatcACCTGAAAAATAACCTTTCCCTGTCTAGAGCTGTTTTGCTTAGCACTGTGGTACTGTCTTCACATTTACTTTCTCCCACATTAGCACAGAGACTCCCCCCAAAGCTCCTCCTCTTAGGCAGAGACCCTAATCTTGCTAACGTTTGAATTCCACATAGTGGCCAGTGCACTGCTACTCAGTAAGCATCTGATGAATGATGAATGCCCACCCAGCTAGATTGCTGGGACAGACAAGCATGAATCAGTCTCTTTAGTGCCCAAGGAACTTAATCTGATAAATTAGTCTGGCTCAGCACATATTTTGGTGGAATTTATCATATTTGGTGGGAAGAAAAATGACAT is drawn from Canis lupus baileyi chromosome 11, mCanLup2.hap1, whole genome shotgun sequence and contains these coding sequences:
- the TNRC6B gene encoding trinucleotide repeat-containing gene 6B protein isoform X21, whose translation is MREKEQEREEQLMEDKKRKKEDKKKKEATQKVTEQKTKVPEVTKPSLSQPTAASPIGSSPSPPVNGGNNAKRVAVPNGQPPSAARYMPREVPPRFRCQQDHKVLLKRGQPPPPSCMLLGGGAGPPPSTAPGANSNNAQVTGTLLQSDSGTAPESTLGGAAASNYANSTWGPGASSNNGASPNPIHTWDKVIVDGSDVEEWPCIASKDTESSSENTTDNNSASNPGSEKSTLPGSTTSNKGKGSQCQSASSGNECNLGVWKSDPKTKSVQSSNSTTESNNGLGNWRNVSGQDRIGPGSGFSNFNPNSNPSAWPALVQEGNSRKGALETDTSNSSAQVSTVGQASREQQSKMENAGVNFVVSGREQAQIHNTDGPKNGNTNSLNLSSPNPMENKGMPFGMGLGNASRSTDAPSQSTGDRKTGSVGSWGAARGPSGTDTASGQSNSGNNGNNGKDREDSWKGASVQKSSGSKNDSWDNNRSTGGSWNFGPQDSNDNKWGEGNKMTSGVSQGEWKQPTGSDELKIGEWSGPNQPNSSTGAWDNQKGHPLPENQGNAQAPCWGRSSSSTGSEVGGQSTGSNHKAGSSDSHNSGRRSYRPTHPDCQAVLQTLLSRTDLDPRVLSNTGWGQTQIKQDTVWDIEEVPRPEGKSDKGTEGWESAATQTKNSGGWGDAPSQSNQMKSGWGELSASTEWKDPKNTGGWNDYKNNNSSNWGGGRPDEKTSSSWNENSSKDQGWGGGRQPNQGWTSGKNGWGEEVDQAKNSSWESSASKPVSGWGEGGQNEIGTWGNSGNASLASKGGWEDCKRSPAWTETGRQPNSWHKQHQQQQQPQQPPPPQPEASGSWGGPPPPPPGNGRPSNSNWSSGPQPVTPKDEEPSGWEEPSPQSISRKMDIDDGTSAWGDPNSYNYKNVNLWDKNSQGGPAPREPNLPTPMTSKSASVWSKSTPPAPDNGTSAWGEPNESSPGWGEMDDTGASTTGWGNAPSNAPNAMKPNSKSMQDGWGESDGPVTGTRHPSWEEEDDGGVWNTAGSQGSASSHNSASWGQGGKKQMKCSLKGGNNDSWMNPLAKQFSNMGLLSQTEDNPGSKMDLSVGSLPDKKFDVDKRAMNLGDFNDIMRKDRSGFRPPNSKDMGTTDSGPYFEKGGNHGLFGNSTAQSRGMHTPVQPLNSSPNLRAQVPPQFISPQVSASMLKQFPNSGLNPGLFNVGPQLSPQQIAMLSQLPQIPQFQLACQLLLQQQQQQQLLQNQRKLSQAVRQQQEQQLARMVSALQQQQQQQQQQQQQRQPGMKHSPSHPVGPKPHLDNMVPNALNVGLPDLQTKGPIPGYGSGFSSGGMDYGMVGGKEAGTESRFKQWTSMMEGLPSVATQEANMHKNGAIVAPGKTRGGSPYNQFDIIPSDTLGGHTGPAGDSWLPAKSPPTNKIGSKSSNASWPPEFQPGVPWKGIQNIDPESDPYVTPGSVLGGTATSPIVDTDHQLLRDNTTGSNSSLNTSLPSPGAWPYSASDNSFTNVHSTSAKFPDYKSTWSPDPIGHNPTHLSNKMWKNHISSRNTTPLPRPPPGLTNPKPSSPWSSTAPRSVRGWGTQDSRLASASTWSDGGSVRPSYWLVLHNLTPQIDGSTLRTICMQHGPLLTFHLNLTQGTALIRYSTKQEAAKAQTALHMCVLGNTTILAEFATDDEVSRFLAQAQPPTPAATPSAPAAGWQSLETGQTQSDPVGPALNLFGGSTGLGQWSSSAGGSSGADLAGASLWGPPNYSSSLWGVPAVEDPHRMGSPAPLLPGDLLGGGSDSI